CGTCGGGTTTTCGAAGCTGATTCGCCGTCTGCTGCGCGGTACCTGCCGAGAGTGTTCGCATCTACTACTCACGACAGAAGAGCGAGGTGAGTTCCAAGATAGCCTCAAGCGAACCATCGAGCTGGGGGACGATCCAAGCGATGTGATGAAGTCCGCCATCCGACAGGCTCGAAAGAAAGACCGCTGTCCGAGCTGTGGTGAGAAGCAATTCGACGTCAAACACGAGAAGCCAACCACCTACTACGAGGTACAGGACGTTCTCACGAACGACTACCCAGAGCGGATCGCAACCGCGATGGAAGGAAAGGCGCTCGAAGACGAGGATCCCGATAGCGTCGATCGTGATCCGATGGCACCACAGGAACTCGCTAATAAGACCGGAATCGAACTCTCGCGCATCAACGAGATCATCTCCGGAACGTTCCGACCGCGCCAAGAGGACCGCGAGGCGATCGCGAAGGCACTTTCGGTCGATCTGACCGAGGAGGACATGAACAAGCTGATGGCCTCCGACATTCGGGATTGGTTCGAGGATATTCCGGATGAAGACCTCGACGTGTTGGGCATCGATCCCGACCATTCCCGTCCAGAGTGGATGATCCTCACAGTCCTCCCGGTTCCACCGGTAACAGCACGACCATCGATCACGTTGGACAACGGTCAGCGATCCGAGGACGACCTGACACACAAGCTGGTCGACATCATCCGCATCAACCAGCGGTTCATGGAGAACCGCGAGGCAGGTGCTCCACAGCTCATCATCGAGGACCTGTGGGAACTCCTCCAGTACCACGTGACGACGTTCATGGACAACGAAATTTCGGGCACACCCCCGGCCCGCCACCGTTCGGGACGACCGCTGAAGACGCTTTCACAGCGGCTCAAAGGCAAGGAAGGTCGCTTCCGAGGGAGCCTATCCGGGAAACGTGTGAACTTCTCGGCGCGGACTGTCATCAGTCCGGACCCGACGCTTTCGTTGAACGAGGTCGGCGTGCCGCGGCGTGTCGCTGCCGAGATGACACAGACGATGAACGTCACCGAGCGAAACGTAGAGGAAGCGCGCCAGTATGTCCGTAACGGACCGAACAGTCATCCCGGCGCGAACTACGTAAAGCGACCAGACGGACGTCGTCTCAAAGTGACAGAGAAGAACTGCGAGGAGCTCGCAGAGAAAGTCCAACCGAGCTGGGAAGTGAATCGTCACCTCGTTGACGGTGATATCGTTATCTTCAACCGCCAGCCGTCGCTGCACCGGATGTCCATCATGGCTCACGAAGTCGTGGTGATGCCGTATAAGACGTTCAGACTCAACACGACGGTCTGCCCGCCGTACAATGCAGACTTCGACGGAGACGAGATGAACATGCACGCACTCCAGAACGAGGAGGCACGCGCCGAGGCGCGCGTGCTCATGCGTGTCCAAGAACAGATCCTCAGCCCTCGCTTCGGTGAGAACATCATCGGGGCAATTCAGGATCACATTTCGGGAACGTATCTTCTCACCCACGAAAACCCCGAATTCAACGAGACACAAGCACTCGATCTGTTGCGTGCAACGCGTGTCGACGAGTTGCCTGCACCAGATCGAGTCGATGGAGAGACGGAGTACTGGACCGGACGAACCCTCTTTTCGGAGCTGCTTCCGAGCGAACTCAACCTCGAATTCACGAGTTCGACCGGCGATACGGTCGTCATTGTCGATGGGCAACTCATCGAGGGAACAGTCGATGAGGATGCAGTCGGTGCGTTCGGTGGTGAGGTCGTCGATACGATCTGCAAGCAGTACAGCACGACACGAGCTCGGATGTTCATCAACGAAGTCTCCGCGCTTGCAATGCGTGCGATCATGCACTTCGGATTCTCACTCGGCATTGACGACGAGTCGATCCCGACCGAAGCCGAAGAGGAGATCGACGAAACCATCGATAACGCCTACGACCGCGTCGAGGAACTCATCGAAGTGTACGAGAACGGTGATCTCGAATCGCTGCCGGGCCGAACAGTCCACGAGACGCTGGAGATGAAGATCATGCAGGCACTCGGGAAGGTTCGTGACACTGCTGGTGACATCGTCGGGGAACACTTTGGAAGCGACAACCCTGCAGTCGTTATGGCAAAATCCGGCGCACGTGGGTCAATGCTGAACCTGACGCAGATGGCCGGGTGTGTCGGACAGCAGGCAGTTCGTGGCGAACGAATCAATCGTGGATATGAGGGACGCACGCTGAGTCACTACCAAGCGGACGATCTGGGTGCAGACGCCCACGGGTTCGTCGAATCGTCCTACCGGAGTGGCCTCACGCCGCGTGAGTTCTTCTTCCACGCTGTGAGTGGTCGTGAAGGACTGGTCGATACAGCAGTTCGGACGTCGAAATCTGGATATCTACAGCGTCGCCTCATCAACGCACTTTCAGAGCTCGAAACGCAGTACGACGGAACAGTCCGAGACACGAAAGACACGATCGTGCAGTTCGAGTTCGGCGAAGACGGCACCAGCCCCGTGAAGGTTTCTTCCTCGGAAGATGTCGAAATCGATGTCGAGGAGATCGCCGAGTCGGTTCTGTCTGCCGAATTCGAGGACGAAGGCACTACGTTCCTCGATCGGGACACCCAGACGAATCTCTCAGAGCGCATGGACAGCATGATGGTCGAAGGTGATGACTAATGGCAGTGAGTGATGACATCGAAGTCGTCGTCGAAGATACGAGACTTCCACGGCGGCTCAAAGACGAAGTGTACCGCGTTATCAACGAAAAGGGAGTAGGCGACATCGAAACCGCCGACCAAATTGCGAATCAGGTCGAACGGAAGTACCTCGATACGCGCGTTGACCCGCTCGACCCAGTCGGGACGGTCAGTGCACAAAGCATCGGTGAGCCGGGGACGCAGATGACCATGAACACGTTCCACTATGCGGGCGTTGCAGAAATCGACGTCACGCAGGGACTACCGCGTCTCATTGAACTGGTTGATGCCCGGAAGACGCCCGACACGCCGACGATGCAGGTCCATCTCGAAGACGAGTATGCAACTGATCGTGAGCGGGCTCACGAAGTCGTCTGGAAGATCGAGGCGACGCGC
The nucleotide sequence above comes from Halocatena marina. Encoded proteins:
- a CDS encoding DNA-directed RNA polymerase subunit A'; the encoded protein is MQTPKDISSINFGLMDPETYRDMSITKVITADTYDDDGFPIDMGLMDPRLGVIDPGLECPTCGQRSGSCPGHFGHIELAAPVIHVGFSKLIRRLLRGTCRECSHLLLTTEERGEFQDSLKRTIELGDDPSDVMKSAIRQARKKDRCPSCGEKQFDVKHEKPTTYYEVQDVLTNDYPERIATAMEGKALEDEDPDSVDRDPMAPQELANKTGIELSRINEIISGTFRPRQEDREAIAKALSVDLTEEDMNKLMASDIRDWFEDIPDEDLDVLGIDPDHSRPEWMILTVLPVPPVTARPSITLDNGQRSEDDLTHKLVDIIRINQRFMENREAGAPQLIIEDLWELLQYHVTTFMDNEISGTPPARHRSGRPLKTLSQRLKGKEGRFRGSLSGKRVNFSARTVISPDPTLSLNEVGVPRRVAAEMTQTMNVTERNVEEARQYVRNGPNSHPGANYVKRPDGRRLKVTEKNCEELAEKVQPSWEVNRHLVDGDIVIFNRQPSLHRMSIMAHEVVVMPYKTFRLNTTVCPPYNADFDGDEMNMHALQNEEARAEARVLMRVQEQILSPRFGENIIGAIQDHISGTYLLTHENPEFNETQALDLLRATRVDELPAPDRVDGETEYWTGRTLFSELLPSELNLEFTSSTGDTVVIVDGQLIEGTVDEDAVGAFGGEVVDTICKQYSTTRARMFINEVSALAMRAIMHFGFSLGIDDESIPTEAEEEIDETIDNAYDRVEELIEVYENGDLESLPGRTVHETLEMKIMQALGKVRDTAGDIVGEHFGSDNPAVVMAKSGARGSMLNLTQMAGCVGQQAVRGERINRGYEGRTLSHYQADDLGADAHGFVESSYRSGLTPREFFFHAVSGREGLVDTAVRTSKSGYLQRRLINALSELETQYDGTVRDTKDTIVQFEFGEDGTSPVKVSSSEDVEIDVEEIAESVLSAEFEDEGTTFLDRDTQTNLSERMDSMMVEGDD